A stretch of Paenibacillus peoriae DNA encodes these proteins:
- a CDS encoding ABC transporter ATP-binding protein yields the protein MTPIIDVKELTKIYKLYSNPSDRLKESLHPMKKSYHKEFFALNNLSFQINKGESVGIIGKNGSGKSTLLKIVTGVLSPTTGDVQVRGKISALLELGAGFNPDFSGIENVYLNGTMMGFSKEEMDAKMDDIIQFADIGDFIYQPVRTYSSGMFVRLAFAVAINVEPEILIVDEALSVGDIFFQAKCFKKFSEFKEQGKTILFVTHDMSSIMKYCERVIVMNEGEIVEEGLPGPMIDIYKKILVGMYDTNNSSESSLSKHSGDNNEIWKDKLNINPGYSEYGDKRAEILDFAIFDHNNDLTNVVLKGKFFKIKMRIRFNNDIRDPIFAFSIKDARGTEITGTNTMLESVNIDKVVPEKIIEISFTQNNDLQGGDYLISLGCTCYEGNDFVVFHRLYDIMNLHVISNKNSVGFFDMNSTILISDFERKGQDD from the coding sequence ATGACCCCAATAATAGATGTAAAAGAACTGACGAAAATATACAAGTTATACTCTAATCCCTCAGATCGGTTAAAAGAGTCGCTTCATCCAATGAAAAAAAGTTATCATAAAGAATTTTTTGCTTTGAATAACCTTTCATTTCAAATTAATAAAGGTGAATCAGTAGGGATTATCGGTAAAAATGGATCAGGGAAATCCACTTTGCTGAAAATTGTAACAGGTGTGTTATCGCCTACTACTGGAGACGTCCAGGTTCGTGGGAAAATATCTGCTTTGTTAGAGCTAGGTGCAGGATTCAATCCGGATTTTTCAGGGATCGAAAATGTGTATTTGAATGGTACTATGATGGGATTCAGTAAAGAAGAAATGGATGCTAAAATGGATGATATTATTCAGTTTGCGGATATCGGTGATTTTATTTACCAGCCTGTCAGAACCTATTCTAGTGGAATGTTTGTTAGGTTAGCCTTTGCGGTTGCGATTAATGTTGAACCGGAAATCCTTATTGTGGATGAGGCATTGTCTGTGGGGGATATTTTTTTTCAAGCAAAGTGTTTTAAAAAATTTTCAGAGTTTAAAGAGCAAGGTAAAACAATTCTCTTTGTTACTCATGATATGAGCAGCATTATGAAATACTGTGAACGTGTAATTGTAATGAACGAAGGCGAAATTGTTGAAGAAGGTCTACCTGGCCCTATGATTGATATATATAAGAAAATATTAGTTGGTATGTATGATACCAATAATAGTAGTGAATCTTCATTATCTAAACATAGTGGGGATAATAACGAAATATGGAAAGATAAACTTAACATTAATCCAGGTTATTCGGAATATGGTGACAAACGAGCTGAAATTTTAGATTTCGCCATTTTTGATCACAATAATGATTTAACGAATGTAGTTTTGAAAGGAAAGTTTTTTAAAATTAAAATGAGAATTCGCTTCAATAACGACATAAGAGATCCTATTTTTGCCTTTAGCATCAAGGATGCGAGAGGAACGGAAATAACAGGCACGAATACAATGTTAGAATCTGTAAACATTGACAAGGTAGTACCTGAGAAAATTATCGAAATTAGTTTCACCCAAAACAATGATCTTCAAGGTGGAGACTACTTAATTTCATTAGGTTGCACGTGCTATGAAGGGAATGACTTTGTTGTTTTTCATAGATTGTACGATATTATGAATCTTCACGTTATATCTAATAAGAATAGTGTGGGCTTCTTTGATATGAACTCAACGATCCTCATTTCAGATTTCGAAAGGAAGGGGCAAGATGATTGA
- a CDS encoding ABC transporter permease, whose protein sequence is MSYLKEYISKRRLIIDLSKNDFNKRFKGSYFGAIWAFVNPVITILLYWFVFAIGFRSGSTPEGYPFVLWLICGMVPWFFFSEAFMNATLSFSEYSFLVKKVVFKISILPIIKIFSALFIHLFFIVFFIAILFIYGVMPTLSWLQLIYYVVCTIVLLLGVTFITASILPFFKDIAQIVSVIIQIGFWLTPIVWSLDIAPANYQFLFKLNPFYYIAEGFRDTFLYNNWFWEKPFQTLYFWIVCVIFLSVGLVIFKKLKPHFADVL, encoded by the coding sequence GTGAGCTATTTGAAAGAGTACATTTCTAAAAGAAGACTGATTATAGATCTATCAAAAAATGATTTTAACAAAAGATTTAAGGGGTCCTACTTTGGAGCTATTTGGGCATTTGTAAATCCAGTTATAACAATTTTGCTGTATTGGTTTGTTTTTGCAATTGGATTTAGAAGCGGTAGTACACCGGAGGGATACCCCTTTGTATTATGGCTGATCTGTGGAATGGTGCCGTGGTTCTTTTTTTCAGAAGCCTTTATGAATGCAACATTGAGTTTTTCCGAGTATAGCTTTTTAGTCAAGAAAGTAGTATTTAAAATTAGTATACTCCCAATTATAAAAATCTTTTCGGCTCTATTTATACATTTATTTTTTATTGTATTTTTTATAGCTATTTTATTTATTTACGGAGTTATGCCAACTTTATCATGGTTGCAATTAATATATTACGTTGTCTGTACAATTGTTTTACTATTAGGTGTAACCTTTATAACCGCGTCAATACTGCCGTTTTTTAAAGATATTGCACAAATCGTTTCTGTGATAATACAAATTGGTTTTTGGCTAACTCCTATTGTGTGGAGCTTGGATATTGCTCCAGCCAACTATCAATTCCTGTTTAAGTTAAATCCTTTCTACTATATTGCTGAAGGATTTAGAGACACCTTTTTGTATAACAATTGGTTCTGGGAAAAACCCTTTCAAACTCTTTATTTTTGGATTGTTTGCGTAATTTTCCTTTCAGTAGGCTTAGTCATATTTAAGAAATTAAAACCTCATTTTGCAGATGTTTTATAA